One Babylonia areolata isolate BAREFJ2019XMU chromosome 27, ASM4173473v1, whole genome shotgun sequence DNA window includes the following coding sequences:
- the LOC143301658 gene encoding uncharacterized protein LOC143301658: MDSKQAPPPDYSEAAGTPNQGYVPTAGEQGYGYPPQAGYPAGYSQPSAPGQQQQQQPPPPAGYYNPQPGGYAFQQTVVTNQPVRAMAVTTVPDHMGLAIFTTLCCCWPLGLVAIMRAQESRRAVERGDITAATTYSTEARRYSMWAIAGGCVSIVLIIVIVVVYVTTAASTTYYY, translated from the exons CTCCACCCCCTGACTACTCCGAGGCCGCCGGCACCCCCAACCAGGGCTACGTGCCCACAGCCGGGGAGCAAGGCTACGGCTACCCTCCTCAGGCTGGCTACCCGGCGGGCTACTCCCAGCCCTCGGCAcccgggcagcagcagcagcagcaaccccCACCTCCTGCCGGCTACTACAACCCGCAGCCTGGGGGGTATGCCTTTCAGCAGACTGTTGTG ACGAACCAGCCGGTGCGGGCCATGGCAGTGACCACGGTTCCAGACCACATGGGCCTGGCCATCTTCACCACGCTCTGCTGCTGCTGGCCTCTGGGACTGGTGGCCATCATGAGAGCTCAGGAG TCCCGTCGTGCCGTGGAGCGCGGTGACATCACTGCCGCCACCACGTACAGCACCGAGGCGCGTCGCTACTCAATGTGGGCCATTGCTGGAGGCTGCGTCAGcatcgtcctcatcatcgtcatcgtcgtcgtctacGTGACCACCGCCGCCAGTACCACATACTACTACTGA